AAAAAATACTGTAAGGGGCTTGCTTAAAAGTTACGGAATACGATTGGGATCTGTGGGATCCAAAAGATTTTCGTCTGTGGTTATAAAGCAGATAGAAAAACAGGAAAAAAGTATTGTTCTGAGCATAACCTCTCTATTAAATACCTTTGATAAGGTAGTTGAGGAAGTAGAAAAACTGGATAAAGAAATGCTTAAGCTGGTCAGTCAAGATAAAGAAGTACAACGGCTTATGACAATCCCTGGCGTAGGACCTGTAACAGCATTAACCTATAAAACAGAAATTTTTGATCCCACTCGTTTTAACGATTCTAAATCAGTAGGAGCCTATCTTGGTATGACGCCTAAACAGTATGCCTCCGGAGAGGTGCAAAGACAGGGAAGAATTTCAAAATGTGGATCCAGTGAACTTAGATCTCTATTAGTTGAAGCCGGAATAGTAATGCTGACACGAAGTAAGAAATGGAGCAAGCTAAAAGCTTGGGGATTAAAAATCATGAGAAAAAAAGGAATGAAGAAAGCCGCCTTAGCAGTAGGTAGAAAGTTATCCGTAATTATGCATAAGATGCTGATTGAACAAAAAGAATTTATTTACGGTGAGCCAAAGGCAGCTTAAAAACGCATTTTTTTAGAAATAAAAACATTAGGAAAAGTGACTAAAATTTTTTGCAGGAGAAAAACGAAGAAATAGGTAAAGACGACAAATGAGTTGGCTCTTAGAAGCCGTAATATACATTGTCTTGCCCATTTCATTTCGGATAGCATAATGGAGCGAAGAATCTAAAATAGTTTTCTTCAAAAAGACTCCGCAGAGAACCCTGGACTTATCTCCCGCATTAAACTTTGCTGTCCTAAGATCTTAAAAAACGCCTTTTATTTTGCAAGCAAAATATCGGCTCGGAGAGCTTATGAAGAATTAAGAGAATTTATATTCCCCTTGTGTGCAATTAGAGAACCCCATAGGATAAGAAGTAAACTTCTTCTTAAGGGGTTTTTCACCTTTTGTTTCAGGCAGACGACTTATCCCGTGCCTTTGTAAGCATCGGTAAAGGGTAGATCTTGTAAGGTTAAGGAATAGTGGACTGTAGAGTATATAAACAATCATCCAAAGAAAGAAGGGTATGCTTGCGAAAGGCAACAATTATAGCCTCTTCTTCATTGCTTAGGATAGTGGAATGAATCTTTTTAGGCCCCATAGGAGCATCGTGCTGAAACCCTCTCTTCCTCCACTTAAGAACAGTTTTAGGGTTGAGACTCAACTCATCTGCTAATTTGGCTATGCTTTTTTGACTATTTCGTATTTTCCGACGTATCGCCTCAGTTGTTTTGGCGCACCCATATAATATTTGTCCCATAATGTTTCCTTTGATGCTAAATGTTCATAGTATACACCATTATACTTTGGGACTAAACATCTAAGGTATTTCTAGAGCTACGAAGCGTTGTATCTGAAAATTTCGATTCAATCCTTATAGCTTTTAGGATTTTCACCGAGAAAAATCAGTTTATCTAATTGAAAAACAAAGAGATAAACTCAACATTGAGGTTGTTTAATTCAAAAGACATTCTCCACAATCTTTTCTACTTGCAAATAAGCTGTTTCGATTTAAAATTTTATTGTTAATATGAAAACGTATTTTAACAACAAAAACTATTTTTTAATTTTTTAATAAGATAAAGCCATATTTAGGATGATTTACATTTCCACGAATGGTGAAAGTAAAAGGATTCACCAACTTTAAAAGTTTTTTTTGTTTAAGTTCTAAATCAATAGATAAACTTCCATCAAAACCGATATAAGAAGTATGTTTTTTTCTTTTTGCTAGAGCAAATTTACAATGACCATTTTTACTAGAGGTTTTTACTAGTTGAGTCAAATAGCAGCGACTCTCTTGTAGTTTAAATTCCAACTCTCCTTCTACAGGCACAAAAGATCGCAAGTCTAAGCCAATTTTAGAGAGGATCTCTAAGGGAATTTCAAAACACTGATCTTGTTTCAAATATTGAAACTTGCATTGTCCTAAACCATACAGAGTCTGTAAATCGGATAACTGTGCTTGAATATCTTTAACTAGCATATCTATTACAAATGGCTTAGATTTTTTTAATACGTGATCTAATTGCAATTGCTTTATTTCAACTTCTGGAATCCACAGTTCCCAGCTGTTCAGATTTTTACAGCTCACTGTCTTGGCAAATAAACTACCTGCTTCATCGTCTAATCTAAAATCATAGATCTGTAGTTCTTTTGGAGAAAATTCTACTCCTGCACTAAACTTATTCACAGAAAAACCCTTTATTTTTATCTGATCTGCTTGCAAAAGTCCTCTACATCCTTGTTCGCTTACTTCCCCTTGGTAGATAAGATCGGCTTCGAGTTCTAAGGGTTTTATGATTTTTTCTAAATGAGGAATAAAGGAAGCGCATTCAGATGTGTGGATCTGTATAGTCCCTTGTAAGTGATTTGTTTCTTTTTTTAAATCAGCGGTTATACCACAGGCTTTTCCTTTGAGTGTATGTACTTTACACTTGTTTGATTCTAGATCAAAACATCCTTTTAAACCTGGTTGAAAAGGCTTATCTGAGATCTCAAAGGCTCCTTGATTATTTTCAAACCAGAGGGTCCCCCAAAAAGGCTTCTCTCCTAAGTTAAGTTCACTATTCAATGTAAAATGGGTATTCTCTAGAGAAAATGTCGTATTTTGGTACTTTACTAATTGCTGTTTTAAGATGAAATCTCCTTGTTTTAGATCTCCGTTAAGACGTACAAACCCTGGCATTTTTTTTATTTCTACGTTACCTACTAAATCCTGCTGCCAATTGATTTGTTCATTATGAAACGCTGGCAGGGAAAAATCTATGGTACTTTCCCAGGTTTTGTCCTGGTAAGATGTAGAGTGGCAAAAAACATTTGCTAATATTTCAGAACTTTTCAGATCTTGTACGCTAAGACTGATCTGTTTACTAAAAAATCCTTGCTCTGCAGAATATTCGCAAATGAAAGGAGAACTTTTTAAGCTAAAGCAGTTGCAATCGATTTGTCCGCAAACAGTATGACTTTGCAAGTCAAATACACCGCTGGCTAGAAAAGGATACCCTTCATAGCTTCCCTGCAGACTTTTGCAATGAACTGTTTTTTCATCTGATGTGAAAATACCAGCGGCTATTAAAGAGCCGATTTGCATTTGATCAATATGCCACTGAGACAAGAGCTTTTTACCAAAAATAGCAAGATCTTTACCCAAACAAGAAAAATCATATTGTTTAAATAGATCTTCTGTGGCTAGTTGCATGCGCCATGTTTCAGAATTAGCTAATCCCAAATTGCAATCTATCTGCCACTTATCTACTCCAGGATGAAGCAAGACACCCTGTGCTCGTAGAATAGGCAGTTCTTTTATTTGTAGGGAGCCTGTAAAGTCGGTAGGGGAAAAAGAATTGATAGCCCCTGCTAACGAATCTATTTGTAAACTACAAAACATTTTTTTATCTTGATAAAGCTTAGCACTTCCTTTCGTCATGCAAAGTGTTTTTGTAGAAGAAGTTAACTCTAGTCGAGCCATCCCCTCCCCTAACTTAAAGCTTGAGTTAATCGGCAAAGATAGATTTTTAAGATCGGCTATAACTTTATAATTAAAGCTAGATAGATGTATTTCAGATTCTGGACAAATAGCAATTTCTGCCGAAATAGGTTCCTCTATAAGATTCTTTTCCTGTTTCTTTATCTCTACAATTTGCAATTGCAGGTTCCATAAATCTTGATATTGTGCGAGCAAATCTGCCTTAATAGAAAAACCTTCTGTTTCTAAAGAAAGATCCTGTATGTGGAATTGAGGATACGTTGCATCAAGGGCTGTGCTAAATACATAGGTATCTTGCTTGTAAGATAGTTTCCCTTCTAATCTAGGGCAAGATAAACCCCACTTTCCCTTTTGATACAGAAAAGACAGCTCCGATACTTTGGGAATCTCTATTGTTTTATAAAAATGCTCTAAATAAATTTCTTTCGCTTCTACTTCAACCACTACTTTATCGGTATCAAATAAGCATTCTAATTGATAATTTCCTTTTACGATTAGCTCAGGTAAAAACTTTGCAAGCCATGGTTTATATTGCTCTTCTGTAAGACCTTTTAGCTTTAGATGACCTTGTATAGGTCTTAAGTGTAAACCATCTTCTAAAGAAATAGGTTTTAAAAATAGAGCTTCTGCTGAAAAAGGCGTATATCCTATAGAGCCTATTATCTCTAGTTTGTTTTCATAAATCGTGAGCTTTGTTGCTAAAGGAAGAGCTGGGGTTAAGCCAAGCATTGAGCTCAAATCCCCTTGTATATGAGCGCAAATAGCTTTTTTAGATCCTGGATAGTCTATGACAATATTTAAACCTTCTGCTTGCTGTAATTGGCAAAACCCTTCTTTTATTTGAGACTTAACAGCATCCCATCTTCCTTGCATCTGTACATCTTTTATAAAAAACTTATGAGAAGGATGATCAACCAATACATTTTTTGCTTGAAATTGTGTTAAATCTATGTTTTGTAATATTCGATCTGAAAATAGCATGGCTATTTTTGCTGAACAACTCTTCCATCTATAAGAAATAGATGAATCGATTTGGGGCAGAGAAAAACAAGATTTTGCCCAATCAAGATGTTTGCGTTCCATTTTTTGAATATCGCATTCAATGATGCCTTCTTGAGCCTGACAAATCGCTAAGCTTCCTTGAATATTTTTATCTATAGGATCGGAAAAAATAGCTTTAACTCCAATTCCTTGCTGATCTTTATGAATAGCAATGGTTTCTAAAATAAGAGGAAATGAGGTTTTTTCATGCACAGCCATTGCGCTTAAAATAGCTTTAGATCGATCTGTTATCCATAGATCTGCTTCCATGTACATCAACTGGTTTTGCCATTCTAAATTTTGAGATAAAAGAGCATAAGATCCATTTTTGAGTTGAAAGTGTCCTTTAAGAGAAGGCCATAGATTTTTTAAGTAAACCTCTTTTGCACTTAAATTCGCCTCTATTTGATCGCAGAGGAATTGTTTGTTTTCTTGCTGAACTTTCACATTCGCAAAAATGGTTTGTAAGTGTATGTCCTGGATATAACCATCTGATTGAATAGCAGCATTTAGCTCTACAGACATTTCTGCATGATAGTTCACAGATCTATTGGAATAACCCACTAGCTGTGTTAGTGGTAAAAGATGTTTTACTTCTTGGGATTTAATACTAAGGTATATATGGTTGCTAGGAGAATAATGAAGGGTCAAAAGAGCAGGGTATAAAGGATTTGGATCCATCGCTAACTTAAGCTCCAACTTTTTGTTAGCTACAGGAAGCAAAGAAAAATAATACCGTAATTGGTTTAATTCTAAAACACCGTGGTGCACTTCCACAGAAAAAAAACGGCTTAAAGCTAACACAGCTCCAAAAACATTTTGAGATGTAACACTGCGATCAGTTAGATATTGTGGATGCAGAACTCTCATATGAAAAGCTCCTTCTTGATAGAATAAATCTATACAATCCACACTTAATGCATTCTTTTCTTGCATTAGACCCTGTATTCGCATTACGTTTTTATCCCAAGCAATTTTCTGATAAGAAAATGTTTTTGGTAAAAAGCAATACAAAGCTATCTTGCAACCAGATAAAATAATTTGTTGATAAAATAGAGCCAGAACAACTAATAATCCCAAAATGCTTAAGAGCTTTTTTTTCATTGAATGAACTCTTTATATTGTTCTTCTGATAGGAGTCTTTCTAATTCCTTTTTGTCTGTTATTTTAACCTTAAAAAGCCAACCATCGGTTTCAGCTGCTTGGTTAACTCCTTGAGAAAGCTCTTGTAATTTCTCATTAATTTCTAGAACTTCCCCAGACACGGGGGAATAGATATCCGCTGCTGCTTTAGTAGATTCGAGTACAGCAATTTCCTGACCTGCTTTTACCAGTTTGCCAATAGAGGGCAATTCCACATACACGATCTCTCCCATTTCTTTTTGAGCAAAGTGGGTAATTCCAACTGTGCCTACTTCATCTTCCATTCTGATCCACTCATGTGACTCTGTAAATTTCATATAAAAATATCTCCTTTTATCAATTCACAACTAGCCCAATAACGAGGATGTTGTTCTGTTAATGGATGAGCAGAAGAAAAATGTTGCAGTAATCCTTTGCTCTGCAAACGATAGTTTATGGCTATACGAGAAAACTGCAATGGATCATAGCTATGTAAACAATGCGCTGGAATGGTAACTCTAACGAGATAAGATTTACGATTATCCTGTAGATCTACTTGTATATCTTCTGCTAAACAAAGAGGATGTGCATCTTCTGTACGAAAAACCGTTATCTCTTTTGCAAATGTCTCATCATTTGCTTTCTGAGGAAAAATGAAAAATTGATGACAAAAACGATGTGTAAAGCTAACCGTTTTTAAATCCCTTGTATCAAAAAATAGTTCTATTTTATCTGTAGGCTCTAAAAGCTTATCAAAAAATAGATCACAGTAAATCGCCTGTTCATTCCAAGCGATTGCAACCTCTACAAAAGGGACTTCATTGAGTAACTTAGATGTAGAGGGTAATAAAAACTTTTTCCTCATCATCTTAGCAGAGGGTTGATTTTTAGCATGTAAAAGCTTGCACTGAATAGCAAAACAATCAAGTGGTAAAATAGGATTTATCTCTTCTAATAGATCAATTGTCACTCAAGCTCCTTATCGGAAAAAACAATGCAATTTCCTTCTACTATTTTCTCTAATAAATGACGCATTACATCTCGACATGTATCGAAAGAGAGAAATTGAAAACCCTGTTCTATTTTTTCTAAAGGCACTTCTTCTAAATCCCCTTTAGAGCATATTTTAGCAAAGGCTAAAGAGCCCGAAGACCCTATAGAAATAGGCGACCATTGATTAACAGGAATCTCGATCCAATCATCTGTTGGAAAATCCAGTTTTTGGCTACGAGAAATGCATGATAAAGTAGAAATTAGCTCCCATTGCTTAGGTAAATGAAGCACAGCGCCCAGTTCTAATTGCTGCTTTACAGATTGCATGAATCCATACAAACGATATTTACAGTAAAAGATTCCAGGCAATTGTTTACTCATCCCTGGCAAATCCCCAAATACCTTTATATACTCCTGTTCAATATTAAGTAATAAAGGCTCATATAAAATACGTGCTATCTGCTCCTTCACCTCATAAAAAGGTTTAAAACTCCCATTTGCTTGAAGAAACAACTCTTTTCCTTTACGTATATTTGGGTAGGCATTTTCTAATTTTTGATCGAGAATAGAATCCAAAGTGCCATCCTGAAAAGCTTCTTCAAAAGAAATTAACTCTTTCTGAGTATCGCGGCTAACTAGCTCTATACGATAAAAATTATTTACATCCACACTGTAGCACTCTTTTATCGACTCTAATGGAGCATTCTCTAAAAAAACAATGAACTCTTTATCGTTGAGCAGCAAACTATAAGGACCTTGAGCTAATGGTTTTTTCCTTAAGGACAATTCGACGGTTTTGAGCGGTCTTTGCTGCAAAGCTTGCCTAATAAGCTCTTTATCTTGACGAACCATTTCGAGTCTTGCAACTCGATCTATAGAGCTGCGAGAATCTATTTGATCCAATGCTTCTCTACGATCTGTGCGGTTTTTAAGCTCAGGAAATCTGTTTTGTAAAAAAGACCATCCTTCATCTGTAGCTTCCCATTCCCAAGTGCTCTTAAGGCTAATTTGAGCAACAAGCTCTTCTATGTTAATAGAACTTAAATGAAGCTCTACTTTTTTTTGTACAAGCTCTGGTTGTCTTGCTTCAATGCAATCCAAAGAGGCAAATTCTAAGGGTAGATTCAAACTTTTTGGTTGCTCAAGAGATATAGCCTCTAAATATACCTGCAATTTAAGAAGTGCGGAAAAATCGCTTAAACGCAAATAAGAAGGCAGTTCATACAATTCAACTTCTACACTTTGATCTGCGAATAAATGAAATTGCTTTTGCGCTAATGGATCATTAAAAACGCTTCCAGAAGTATCCAATACCAAACGTCTAAATAGCATAACATGGCGCCAAGCATTTAAGACATCGGCTTCATTTAATCCAAGTACCCGCAATTCACGTTGAAAGTATTGCATAGCTTGGCTCGGCTCGAGTGATTTATTTTGAGAAAGCTGCTTATATCCCTTATAAATGTTTTGGAATAGATCGGTTTGTACTTCTTGTTTGGTAACCTGATATTTTTTTTGCTCTGCAAGAGAAGATACATTCAAAATAAACTGACTAGCTAAATGGATAAATCTATCCCCAAACCAATCTTTTACATTTTTGAACCCAAATAAAGACAGCTCTATTTCTGCTAAACGAGGATCTTTAGGGATCCCTGCTTTTTGTTCCTGAAAATGCAATACCTGTTGCATGGCTTCTTTAGGAAAAGCTATCTGATCGAGATACAACTGACATAATGTAGAAAATTCATGAACATCCATCTCCGAATTTTTCAGCTGCTCTAAGTGCTCTAATAATCCAGGGGAGTAATTTTTCCAAACAGCCCTACAGCTTAATTGAGCATCATAAGGATGGATATAGGGCTTAAATAAAGAGATCATTTGTTCCTTTTTTTTAAGCTCCGGCTCCAAATAGGAAAAATACTGTTCGGCTAACATCACAGCAAGCCCTGTCTCTAAAAAATTCTTTTCAATGACCCCATCATTTAATAAATGAGGCCAATTACTACGGTCGGTATCAAAGATGGAATGATTGAGCAATTGAGTTAAGACCAATAATTCTTTGAAGTAAATTGGCTTGCCATTAACGGTCTTGCCGATCTGCTTATCAGGATTGGATTCCACCATTTGCGTATTGATCCCTACTGCGGAAAAAGAGATTACAATGATAATAGTTACAAAAATAAAAAAAAATTTCTGATATTTGCGGAAAAATTCTAGCATAAAGCTTTCCTGACCTTTTAAGTGCTTTATATAAATGATAACTGCCATAGTACAAGGAAACAAAAAAATTGCCCAAACAAAAAAAAAGTTTTTAGCAAAATGAGAAAACAGAGCAACTGTTGATTGTGTTCTTCTCTTTTTTTCTTCCATGAAAGAGCGATATGAGAAGATTGTTTAGTCCCAAAGTATAATGGTGTATACATTAGATCTCTTGCATAACCAATAAGCAATCTAAAATTTTAAAGTATTTTAATCCAGGAGATATGATTGTTTGAGCGATATAGCTGGAAATGCTTTTGTTAAGATTAGGAATCTATAAATGAAAGGGCCCTTTCAACCTTGAAGTGCACAAAAAAGAACATATAAATACTTGAAAAAACATCTATTGTGCACCCGAGCATAGCATGTTTGTAGATAATCTCGTAAACACTTCTAGTGGAGTTTCGAAGTTGAGAGCCTTTCTAGGTCTGTTATTTAGTAAAGTTTCCACCCTTTCTATATCCTTGGAAGTCGTATCTAAAAAGCTTTGTGTTTTAGGAAAATATTGCCTAACTAGTCCGTTTGTATGCTCATTTAAGCCTCTTTCCCAAGAATGGTAGGGCGTTGCAAAGTAGAAGTCTGTCTCTAGCTCGAAACTAACCATTTGGTGATAGGCAAATTCTTTTCCGTTGTCTGCTGTTAATGTGTGTACAAAATCTTTGATAGGTTTAAGTTGTTCAATTAACGCTTGACTTACTTCCTCTGCAGTTTTATGAGAAACTTTGGCGAGCTTAGTTAGCTTGGAAGTTCTTTCTACCATTGATACAATTACGCCTTTATGTCCTGCCCCTATGACTGTATCTAGTTCCCAGTCTCCTAAACGAGTCTTTTTTTCTACAATACAAGGCCGTTGCTTAATATCTATACGACCAGGCATGTTCCCTCTTCCAGAAGCTCCCTTTCTCTGCTTGTTATATTTTTTCCCTCGATGACGGAGCTCTCTATAAAGCTGTCCTCCCTGTCGTTTATCTTTCCAGATATGATTATAGATGGTCTCATGACTAACATGTTCTTTACCATGTCTTTTAAGCCATCCGGATATTTGTATAGGGCTCCATTGCAACTTGATTTTTTCTTCAATACGGGTAACTATTTGAGGAGTCATTTTTTTATTGGGCTGAGAATTTTTTCTAAGAAATGCTTTTTCTTGAGCTTGCTGATGACGGTATCCTCGTTGCCCTTTATTTCTCTTAAGTTCCCTACTAATAGTGCTATGATGAACTTTTAGAATGTTTGCTATTGAGCTAGATGTATCTCCTCTAGCTTTTAAAATATAAATCTGACATCTTTGGTCATAGGTTAGGTGATGGTAGCCTTTAGGCAAGGTCTCTCCTTGTGTTTGATTGTTAAAAATCACAATAGAGATTCTTTCATCGCCTGCCTATTCTTTTTTTAATTCTTCTGTGCACTTCAAACTTGAAAAGACTAAGCTTTAAAATAAGGGGTTATGCAAGAAATCTATTCTCAAAAATTTAATTTCGAAAGAAGTCTATTGTTTCCCGGATGTCTGCAAAGTCTTTTGAACGCCTTTTTTGATCCATCCACATACGGCTTGGGACTGATGTTCAGGATGCACAGAATCTATGAAATAGATCTCTTCATCAGGGTTTAAGGTCTCCTTTAAAGCCCTATATTGTTCTATGAAAATTCGTTGTTTTTCAGGATCTAATTTCCTAGGAATCTTTTTAGGACGTTTATAAACAAATCCGTGCTGTATGAGCCAATCTGTCATGCCACTTCGGGAATATTTTATCCCATATTGCTCATGCACATAAGCTATGATCCCTTTGACTTTAAGATAGGTCTTTTCCTGTAGGTGTTTTAGTAGAGACTCTGTTTGGTCTTGTGAAGGTTTTGATTTGCTACCGCCTCGAGGGCTACTTCCAGTTTTATTTTCGGAATCATATTCTCTGAGGTATTCCTGAACAGTGATAGGGCTTATCCGAAGTGCTTTAGCAAGATTTTTTGTTGAGATACCCTCATCATAGCCCAAAATTACACAAAGCCTATTCCGTTCAGAATAGTCTTTTGGATGCTTTAACTTGTGTTCTAAGTCAGCTCTCTGGCTAGGGGTCAGTTTTTTCATACTCAATAGCTTAACACAAAACAAAATATTTTTCTATACGATTGAATCGGAACCACTATATTATGCCAGATCTCTGGTCATATTTGTGGGCTATTCTTTTTATCTGCTCCTAAAAAATTGTCCTGTACAGAGGGTTGTTAATGAAGTTCCCCTGTCAACTCAAGTTTTGTCTAGGACATTTTAAGATCTCAATACGACTTTGCAAAAAGCACCCGCCTTGTACTTTTTTTACCTGTAAATGGGCACTTCCCTTCTTCTTCTTCATTTAATGGAATACAACGAATCGTAACTCCTAGATCTTGTTTAATTTTTTCTTCTATGTTGGGATCTTCCGAGAAATGGGTTAAGGCAAACCCTGCGTGGATCTCAGGATTTTTAGGATTTTTGGGAGTAAAAAATGCATAGAAGTCTTCTTTAGTGTCAATTTTATGGGTATGGGTGTTTCTAAAATGCAACGCTCTTTGCAGAAGTGTATCTTGGATTGAATCGAGAATATTTTTGATGGATGAGAGAAGATTTTGTTTAGAAAATGTCTTTTTTTCTCGATGAGGGCAATCTCTCCGCGATAAAGGCAAGAGATCTTGTTCTATGTCCCGTGGACCTACTTCAATTCGAATAGGAATCCCCTTTTTAATCCAAGACCAGAGCTTTTCACCTCCTCTTATGTCTCTTGTATCGATGATGACTTCTAAAGACCTACCTGCATAGGATAAACCACGGAGCTCTTCTGCTAGGGTTCTGCAATATTTAAGCACCTCTTCTTTTTTCTCTTCTTTATGTATTACAGGGAGCAGGACAATCTGAGAGGAAGCAATCCTAGGGGGTAAAATTAATCCATCATCATCGCTGTGCGTCATTACAAGAGCTCCAATTAACCTAGTGCTTACTCCCCAAGAAGTAGTCCAAGCAAATTGCGATTCTCCTTGTGGATCCTGAAAAAGAATCTGGGAAGCCTTGGCAAAATTCTGTCCAAGAAAATGCGAGGTTCCTGCTTGTAGGGCTTTGCGATCTTGCATCATTGCTTCAATGCAATAGGTAGAAACAGCTCCTGGAAATCTTTCAGAAGCGGTTTTTTCTCCTTTAATGACCGGAATAGCCAAAAAGTCATATGCAAACTGCGTATATACGTCGAGCATGAGTTTTGTTTCTTCTTGCGCTTGCTTCTCTGTAGCATGTGCTGTATGTCCTTCTTGCCATAGAAATTCTGTTGTACGTAAAAACATCCTTGTTCTCATTTCCCAACGAACTACATTTGCCCATTGATTAATCAGAAGAGGAAGATCGCGATAAGAAGTTATCCACTTGGAAAAAGCATCACCAATAATCGTTTCTGAAGTAGGACGTACAACCAAAGGCTCTTCTAACTCTCCCGCTGGGACTAATTTCCCTTCTTGATTTTTTTCTAAGCGATGATGGGTAACCACTGCACATTCTTTAGCAAAACCTTCTATATGCTCTGCTTCTTTTTGCAAAAAGCTTAAAGGAATAAATAGAGGAAAATAGGTATTTTGATGACCGGTTTTTTTTAACATAGAGTCGAGCACTCTTTGCATATTTTCCCAGATCGCATAGCCCCAAGGTTTGATAACCATGCAGCCTCTCACAGAAGAATGCTCTGCGAGATCGGCTGCTTTTATGACTTCTTGATACCATTCTGCATAGTTTTCTTGGCGAGTAGGTTGAATTGCGGTGCGCTCTTTCATAATAAGCCTCTTTAACAATTTGCTTGTGAATATTTTAAGCAAATGCGGTTTAAATCACAGGTTAAAAGTGTTTGAAGATCTACCTTTGCTGACTCTATTTGCGCTTTTGAAACAGCTTGATCCCCTAAAAGAGGAAATGTATGCGCATACATAGCATCAATCACTTCTTTAGAACGAATGATTTGGTTAAGATATTTGCGGTCGGGAAGCTGTAGACAAATACTCCCCTGATGTAAAAAGCCCTTTTTTGTTTTACGCT
This is a stretch of genomic DNA from Candidatus Rhabdochlamydia oedothoracis. It encodes these proteins:
- the proS gene encoding proline--tRNA ligase codes for the protein MKERTAIQPTRQENYAEWYQEVIKAADLAEHSSVRGCMVIKPWGYAIWENMQRVLDSMLKKTGHQNTYFPLFIPLSFLQKEAEHIEGFAKECAVVTHHRLEKNQEGKLVPAGELEEPLVVRPTSETIIGDAFSKWITSYRDLPLLINQWANVVRWEMRTRMFLRTTEFLWQEGHTAHATEKQAQEETKLMLDVYTQFAYDFLAIPVIKGEKTASERFPGAVSTYCIEAMMQDRKALQAGTSHFLGQNFAKASQILFQDPQGESQFAWTTSWGVSTRLIGALVMTHSDDDGLILPPRIASSQIVLLPVIHKEEKKEEVLKYCRTLAEELRGLSYAGRSLEVIIDTRDIRGGEKLWSWIKKGIPIRIEVGPRDIEQDLLPLSRRDCPHREKKTFSKQNLLSSIKNILDSIQDTLLQRALHFRNTHTHKIDTKEDFYAFFTPKNPKNPEIHAGFALTHFSEDPNIEEKIKQDLGVTIRCIPLNEEEEGKCPFTGKKSTRRVLFAKSY
- a CDS encoding helix-turn-helix domain-containing protein; its protein translation is MKKLTPSQRADLEHKLKHPKDYSERNRLCVILGYDEGISTKNLAKALRISPITVQEYLREYDSENKTGSSPRGGSKSKPSQDQTESLLKHLQEKTYLKVKGIIAYVHEQYGIKYSRSGMTDWLIQHGFVYKRPKKIPRKLDPEKQRIFIEQYRALKETLNPDEEIYFIDSVHPEHQSQAVCGWIKKGVQKTLQTSGKQ
- a CDS encoding IS110 family transposase, whose translation is MKHYIGLDVSMKRTFICVLNEQGKIVHEGSEKTDPDLLADYFSKRDFQEIVVGFESGCLSHYLVTGFRKRAIDPLCMDARKLSTILALKINKTDKNDARGIAEALRSGMYTRVHCKPQDSVEKSILLVSRRALIKQQTQLKNTVRGLLKSYGIRLGSVGSKRFSSVVIKQIEKQEKSIVLSITSLLNTFDKVVEEVEKLDKEMLKLVSQDKEVQRLMTIPGVGPVTALTYKTEIFDPTRFNDSKSVGAYLGMTPKQYASGEVQRQGRISKCGSSELRSLLVEAGIVMLTRSKKWSKLKAWGLKIMRKKGMKKAALAVGRKLSVIMHKMLIEQKEFIYGEPKAA
- a CDS encoding IS30 family transposase; protein product: MIFNNQTQGETLPKGYHHLTYDQRCQIYILKARGDTSSSIANILKVHHSTISRELKRNKGQRGYRHQQAQEKAFLRKNSQPNKKMTPQIVTRIEEKIKLQWSPIQISGWLKRHGKEHVSHETIYNHIWKDKRQGGQLYRELRHRGKKYNKQRKGASGRGNMPGRIDIKQRPCIVEKKTRLGDWELDTVIGAGHKGVIVSMVERTSKLTKLAKVSHKTAEEVSQALIEQLKPIKDFVHTLTADNGKEFAYHQMVSFELETDFYFATPYHSWERGLNEHTNGLVRQYFPKTQSFLDTTSKDIERVETLLNNRPRKALNFETPLEVFTRLSTNMLCSGAQ
- the gcvH gene encoding glycine cleavage system protein GcvH, with the translated sequence MKFTESHEWIRMEDEVGTVGITHFAQKEMGEIVYVELPSIGKLVKAGQEIAVLESTKAAADIYSPVSGEVLEINEKLQELSQGVNQAAETDGWLFKVKITDKKELERLLSEEQYKEFIQ